TGCCTAACTTTGCACTCCTTCATTTGTGAAATTTCACATAAACAACCATGTCGAACGTACTTACAGACAATTACGGCATTGCAGAAGCGCTTGAACAGCTTGGCATCCGCGAAATGAACTACGGCGCCTCTACCGGCGTGCAGCACTGGATTACTTCCGGTCCCCGCATTGATTCATACTCTCCTGCCGACGGGCAGCTTATTGGCAGCGTAAATCAGGCCACAGCCGAGGATTACGAAAAGGTAATGCAGGCCGCCGAGGCTGCATTTCCCGTATGGCGCATGATGCCTGCGCCCAAGCGTGGTGAAATTGTTCGCCAGATGGGCGAGGAATTCCGCCGCCACAAAGAAGCCCTGGGCAAACTCGTTTCTTACGAAATGGGCAAAAGCCTGCAGGAGGGCCTTGGTGAGGTGCAGGAAATTATCGACATCTGCGATTTTGCCGTGGGTCTTTCGCGCCAGTTGTATGGCCTTACCATGCACAGCGAGCGTCCGCGTCACCGTATGTATGAGCAATGGCATCCGCTGGGCATTGTGGGTGTTATTTCGGCGTTCAACTTCCCGGTAGCGGTGTGGAGCTGGAACACCATGCTGGCATGGGTTTGCGGCGATGTATGTGTGTGGAAGCCTTCTTCCAAAACACCGCTTTGCGCTGTAGCCTGCCAGAACATTATTACCGGCGTATTGCGCCGCAACAATGTGCCCGAAGGGGTAAGCGGCGTGCTCATCGGCAATCCCGTTGGCGATCTGATGAACAACGACAAGCGCGTGCCGCTCATTTCATTTACCGGTTCAACCCGTATTGGACGCATTGTGGCTGCGGCAACCGCACAACGCTTTGCGCGCAGCATTCTGGAACTCGGTGGCAACAATGCGATCATCGTTTCACAGCATGCTGATCTGAACATGGTGCTTGTGGGCGCTGTGTTTGGTGCAGTGGGTACAGCCGGTCAGCGTTGCACCACCACCCGCCGCCTCATCATTCACGAAAGCATTTACGATAAAACACTGAGCGTGCTGAAAAATGCTTACGGCCAGCTCAAAATCGGCAATCCGCTTGATGCAGCCAACCACGTAGGCCCGCTCATCGACAAAAAAGCGGTGGAAGATTACCTTAACGCCATTGCCAAAGCCAAAACCGAAGGCGGCAAAGAAGTGGT
This genomic window from Bacteroidota bacterium contains:
- a CDS encoding aldehyde dehydrogenase family protein, yielding MSNVLTDNYGIAEALEQLGIREMNYGASTGVQHWITSGPRIDSYSPADGQLIGSVNQATAEDYEKVMQAAEAAFPVWRMMPAPKRGEIVRQMGEEFRRHKEALGKLVSYEMGKSLQEGLGEVQEIIDICDFAVGLSRQLYGLTMHSERPRHRMYEQWHPLGIVGVISAFNFPVAVWSWNTMLAWVCGDVCVWKPSSKTPLCAVACQNIITGVLRRNNVPEGVSGVLIGNPVGDLMNNDKRVPLISFTGSTRIGRIVAAATAQRFARSILELGGNNAIIVSQHADLNMVLVGAVFGAVGTAGQRCTTTRRLIIHESIYDKTLSVLKNAYGQLKIGNPLDAANHVGPLIDKKAVEDYLNAIAKAKTEGGKEVVEGGVLSGEGYESGCYVKPCIIEAKNEFHIVQEETFAPILYVMKYSTIEEAIAMQNGVPQGLSSSIFTTNMREMETFLSHEGSDCGIANVNIGTSGAEIGGAFGGEKETGGGRESGSDAWKAYMRRQTNTINYSTTLPLAQGIQFNF